From the genome of Clostridium sp. BNL1100, one region includes:
- a CDS encoding chemotaxis protein CheC produces the protein MSISFDELNNIQMDVLREIGNIGAGNAVTSLAKMIDKKVDMAVPEVKIMGFDRVSQILGGEEILVVGILLNVTGDITGNMMFILDINAARKLVNILLGSNDETNLDFNELELSALKEIGNILTASYLSALAGLTNLKILPSVPELAIDMAGAILSVPAIEFGKVGDSVLYIETEFSEGITRVFGDFLLIPDVESYEILLRALGVIE, from the coding sequence ATGTCAATTAGTTTTGATGAATTAAACAATATTCAGATGGATGTACTTAGAGAGATTGGAAATATAGGAGCAGGAAATGCAGTAACTTCTTTGGCCAAAATGATAGACAAAAAAGTGGATATGGCTGTACCCGAAGTTAAAATAATGGGATTTGACAGGGTAAGTCAGATTCTTGGCGGTGAAGAAATACTTGTCGTTGGAATTTTGCTTAATGTAACCGGGGATATAACTGGTAATATGATGTTTATTTTGGACATTAATGCTGCTAGAAAACTGGTAAATATATTACTGGGTTCCAATGATGAAACTAATCTGGATTTTAACGAATTGGAGTTATCTGCACTAAAGGAAATCGGTAACATACTAACGGCATCATATCTTTCAGCATTGGCTGGCTTGACAAACTTAAAAATATTGCCTTCTGTACCTGAACTGGCTATTGACATGGCAGGTGCAATACTGAGTGTACCGGCAATTGAGTTTGGTAAGGTCGGCGATTCGGTATTGTACATAGAGACTGAGTTTAGTGAAGGTATTACAAGGGTTTTTGGAGACTTTCTACTGATACCTGATGTTGAATCATACGAGATACTATTAAGAGCATTGGGAGTTATAGAATAA
- the flhF gene encoding flagellar biosynthesis protein FlhF: MKIKRYMGKNTQEALLKVKMDLGNDAIILSTKKVRQKGFKKYFTSPMMEVMAAIDDDSAKTSRKELTRPDNSLENDVSPKNMLSQKEEKITQLENKVTKIETLLDRILDIIKPENKSADVAKSDETAQLSQVFQLLYNNLLKNEVDQDIAQKIIEKVAEKSDARNINDASVAMLSVISSILGKAEPINFRQDGKPTVILFVGPTGVGKTTTLAKLAASFMLTNNKNVGFITADTYRIAAVDQLKTYAEILGIPISIAYSVEEISSQIENYSDKDVILIDTAGCSYRDKQKFEELQKIIEVCNADEVFLVLSATVSSKNCRDIIKNYGFIPNYRLIFTKLDETPVYGSILNTKCYSDKPLAYITNGQNVPDDIEVVNTEKISKNLLGSIT, from the coding sequence ATGAAAATAAAGCGCTATATGGGTAAAAATACACAGGAAGCTTTGCTGAAAGTCAAAATGGATCTGGGAAATGATGCAATTATATTGAGTACAAAAAAAGTAAGGCAAAAAGGCTTTAAAAAGTATTTTACCAGTCCTATGATGGAGGTAATGGCTGCAATAGATGATGATTCAGCAAAAACGTCCAGAAAGGAGTTAACAAGACCTGATAATTCCTTGGAAAACGATGTAAGCCCTAAAAATATGCTGTCACAAAAAGAGGAAAAAATAACTCAGCTAGAGAATAAAGTAACTAAAATAGAGACTTTATTGGATCGTATACTTGACATTATAAAACCGGAAAACAAAAGTGCTGATGTTGCTAAAAGTGATGAAACTGCACAATTGTCACAGGTTTTTCAATTATTATACAATAACCTGCTGAAAAATGAAGTAGATCAGGATATTGCACAGAAGATCATAGAAAAAGTCGCTGAGAAGAGTGATGCAAGAAATATTAATGATGCATCAGTCGCTATGTTATCTGTTATATCTTCAATATTGGGCAAGGCAGAACCTATCAACTTCAGGCAGGATGGCAAGCCAACGGTAATACTGTTCGTGGGCCCTACCGGTGTAGGAAAAACAACTACACTTGCTAAACTTGCTGCTTCATTTATGTTGACTAACAATAAAAACGTCGGTTTTATAACTGCTGATACTTATAGAATAGCTGCTGTCGACCAGCTAAAGACTTATGCAGAGATACTTGGAATACCGATATCAATTGCATATTCGGTAGAGGAAATTAGCAGTCAAATAGAGAATTACAGTGACAAGGATGTAATACTTATAGACACTGCAGGCTGCAGCTACCGGGATAAACAAAAGTTTGAGGAATTACAAAAAATCATAGAAGTCTGCAATGCAGATGAAGTATTCCTTGTACTGAGTGCAACGGTAAGCTCAAAAAACTGCAGAGATATAATTAAAAATTACGGATTTATACCAAATTACAGACTTATCTTTACAAAGCTTGATGAAACGCCTGTTTATGGCAGTATACTCAATACAAAATGCTACTCGGATAAACCTTTGGCGTATATAACTAACGGACAAAATGTACCCGATGATATAGAAGTGGTGAACACAGAAAAGATATCAAAAAATCTACTGGGGAGTATAACATAA
- a CDS encoding chemotaxis protein CheW, with product MADLQLQEFETKQFIVFSLGEERFGIDSLKITTIDRMKTITRVPKTPPYIKGVINLRGDIIPVMDLRLKFNLPVAEETEETRIIILKLEEVSIGVIVDQVLQTIQLGGESIESAASLMNSTIADYIFGIGKVDGEIVTLLNFDKLVKI from the coding sequence ATGGCTGACTTACAACTTCAAGAATTTGAAACAAAACAGTTTATTGTATTTAGTCTCGGAGAAGAGCGTTTTGGTATTGACTCACTAAAAATTACCACTATAGACAGAATGAAAACAATAACAAGGGTACCTAAAACACCACCGTATATTAAGGGTGTTATAAATCTAAGAGGAGACATAATCCCTGTAATGGATTTAAGACTAAAATTCAATCTTCCTGTAGCAGAAGAGACAGAAGAAACACGTATAATAATTTTGAAGCTTGAAGAAGTTTCTATAGGGGTCATAGTTGATCAGGTACTTCAAACAATACAGCTGGGCGGAGAGTCTATTGAGAGTGCTGCAAGTTTGATGAACAGTACTATAGCGGACTATATATTCGGAATTGGTAAGGTTGACGGAGAAATTGTAACACTTCTGAATTTCGATAAGCTTGTTAAAATATAA
- a CDS encoding FliA/WhiG family RNA polymerase sigma factor, which translates to MFSESINHLWKQYIETKDASAKEKLIIQYAYLIKYVAGRLSIYFGSNVEFDDLVGYGAFGLIDAIEKYDLAKGVKFETYASLRIRGSIIDSIRDMDWVPRSLRQKNKELEKVYAEIENEKGHTATDKEVAEKMGLGMDDFYKLLNDVNVSSMMSLDEFMEQNYERGLEIFSESTEDKPEASLEFNEMKQLLADSIDKLPEKEKAVITFYYFEELTLKEISAIMNVTESRISQLHTKALLRMKGKLFRHRIMLES; encoded by the coding sequence ATGTTTAGCGAAAGTATTAATCATCTGTGGAAACAGTATATTGAAACTAAAGATGCTTCTGCAAAAGAAAAGCTAATAATTCAGTATGCATACCTGATAAAGTATGTTGCTGGAAGGTTAAGTATATATTTTGGTTCGAATGTGGAATTTGATGATTTGGTTGGATACGGTGCATTTGGCCTTATAGATGCGATAGAAAAATATGATCTCGCTAAGGGTGTTAAATTCGAAACATATGCCTCTTTAAGAATAAGAGGTTCAATTATAGATAGCATACGTGATATGGATTGGGTTCCAAGATCACTGAGGCAAAAAAATAAGGAACTCGAAAAAGTATATGCTGAAATAGAAAACGAAAAAGGCCATACTGCAACCGATAAGGAAGTTGCTGAGAAAATGGGATTGGGTATGGACGATTTCTATAAATTATTAAACGACGTAAATGTGTCCTCAATGATGTCTCTTGATGAGTTCATGGAACAAAATTACGAGAGAGGGCTTGAAATATTCAGTGAAAGTACTGAGGACAAACCGGAGGCTTCCCTGGAATTTAATGAAATGAAGCAACTTCTTGCAGATTCTATAGATAAGTTACCTGAGAAAGAAAAAGCAGTAATTACATTCTATTATTTTGAAGAACTGACTTTAAAGGAAATAAGTGCTATAATGAATGTAACCGAATCAAGAATTTCTCAGTTGCATACAAAAGCACTACTTAGAATGAAGGGAAAGCTGTTTAGGCATAGGATAATGCTTGAATCGTAA
- a CDS encoding chemotaxis response regulator protein-glutamate methylesterase: MSLNLKKNNPIKVLIVDDSAFMRKVLSDMLNSDNSISVVGTAVDGKDALEKIHHLHPDVVTLDVDMPVMDGINCLRQIMQRIPRPVIMFGSETEYGTEMTIRALDEGAVDFVVKPKNIFEIKNDSKRNEIIEKIIIAKNIKLKSIQKKSIDNDKRVTSKSTKPVKNIIAIGSSTGGPKALQTVIPYLPRDMSIAVLVVQHMPPGFTKSLAERLDSKSDLIVKEATHKEKVLEGYAYIAPGDSHMKIQTSANGDIIINLDKSPPVGGHRPSVDVMMTSLSETGLKNIIGVILTGMGADGSVGIKKLKEVNKSFIIAQDEETSVVYGMPKMAVQTGAVDKIVSLDKIPSEIIQYLGVR, from the coding sequence ATGAGTTTAAATTTAAAAAAGAACAATCCAATAAAGGTATTGATTGTAGATGATTCTGCATTTATGAGAAAAGTGTTATCAGACATGCTTAACTCAGATAATTCTATTTCTGTGGTTGGTACTGCTGTTGATGGCAAGGATGCATTGGAAAAAATACATCATCTGCATCCGGATGTGGTAACATTAGATGTAGACATGCCTGTAATGGACGGAATTAACTGTCTGAGGCAAATTATGCAGAGAATTCCAAGACCCGTAATAATGTTTGGAAGTGAAACAGAGTATGGTACTGAAATGACCATAAGAGCACTGGATGAAGGTGCAGTTGATTTTGTTGTAAAGCCCAAGAATATATTTGAAATTAAAAATGATTCTAAACGAAATGAAATAATAGAAAAAATTATTATAGCTAAAAATATTAAGCTAAAATCTATTCAGAAAAAGTCGATAGATAATGATAAAAGAGTGACCTCAAAAAGCACAAAGCCTGTGAAAAATATTATAGCAATCGGAAGTTCTACAGGTGGACCAAAGGCATTGCAAACGGTTATACCTTATTTACCGAGAGATATGTCCATAGCAGTTCTGGTTGTTCAGCACATGCCTCCCGGATTTACAAAGTCTCTTGCAGAAAGACTGGATAGTAAGAGTGACTTGATAGTCAAAGAAGCAACCCATAAAGAAAAAGTACTTGAGGGTTATGCATATATAGCACCGGGGGACTCACACATGAAGATTCAAACATCTGCAAATGGTGATATAATAATTAATTTGGACAAATCTCCTCCTGTCGGAGGACACAGACCATCAGTAGATGTTATGATGACTTCTTTGTCGGAAACTGGGCTAAAAAATATAATCGGTGTTATTCTGACAGGTATGGGTGCTGATGGGAGTGTAGGAATTAAAAAATTAAAGGAAGTAAATAAAAGTTTTATAATAGCCCAAGACGAAGAAACAAGCGTAGTTTATGGAATGCCGAAAATGGCAGTACAAACCGGTGCAGTAGACAAAATAGTATCACTTGATAAAATTCCAAGTGAAATAATCCAATATTTGGGGGTGCGTTAA
- a CDS encoding MinD/ParA family protein codes for MIDQADKLRQIVNNLNKTENPQQPQNLAEQKRAKVITVTSGKGGVGKTNVTVNLAIALSQRGYRVVIIDADLGLSNIDVVFGIVPKYTMLDCIKNGKGLLDILCDGPGNIKFISGGSGVQELINLDKSSLEIFMANMSLLDHIADYILIDTGAGLSDTVMNFVMSADEVVLVVTPEPTSITDAYALVKTVSNIKKDCAINVLINRAESEQEARNVYNNFAMVSEKFLGMKLQSLGYLPFDQMLIKSVKLQKPYLLSYPKNYTSKLFIELADTLIKNDINQQKNTQSGIKGFLNRFVGLFTH; via the coding sequence ATGATAGATCAAGCTGATAAGTTAAGGCAGATAGTTAATAATCTTAATAAAACGGAAAACCCGCAGCAGCCTCAAAACTTAGCAGAACAAAAGCGTGCAAAGGTTATTACTGTCACCAGCGGAAAAGGTGGAGTAGGTAAAACAAATGTTACCGTTAACCTTGCAATAGCTCTTAGTCAAAGAGGCTACAGAGTTGTAATAATTGATGCTGACTTGGGTTTATCAAATATAGATGTCGTATTTGGAATAGTTCCTAAATACACAATGCTGGATTGTATTAAAAATGGCAAAGGTTTATTGGATATATTGTGTGACGGACCGGGTAATATAAAATTTATTTCCGGTGGGTCAGGGGTACAGGAACTAATTAATCTTGACAAAAGTTCCTTGGAAATTTTTATGGCAAATATGTCATTACTTGATCATATTGCTGATTATATTTTAATAGATACAGGTGCCGGTTTATCTGATACTGTTATGAATTTTGTAATGTCTGCGGACGAAGTTGTTCTTGTTGTAACACCCGAACCGACGTCAATTACTGATGCATATGCATTAGTAAAGACTGTGTCAAATATAAAAAAGGACTGTGCTATAAATGTTTTGATAAACAGAGCTGAAAGTGAGCAAGAGGCTAGAAATGTATACAATAACTTTGCAATGGTTTCTGAAAAGTTTTTAGGTATGAAGCTTCAGTCCTTGGGTTATTTGCCCTTTGATCAGATGTTAATAAAATCAGTAAAGCTTCAGAAACCGTATTTATTAAGCTATCCTAAAAATTACACCAGCAAATTGTTCATAGAACTTGCTGATACACTCATAAAAAACGACATAAATCAACAAAAAAATACACAATCTGGCATTAAAGGTTTCCTGAACCGTTTTGTTGGGTTGTTTACTCATTAA
- a CDS encoding chemotaxis protein CheA, whose amino-acid sequence MDMSQYLQIFIEEAKEHVQSLNECLLQIEKDPEDKDVLNEIFRVAHTLKGMAGTMGYTKMTKLTHDMENVLHAIRNDEIKVTSDLVDVLFKCLDALENYVNSVVNTGGEGDKEYKNVIDALNEILANKGTVKTPEKTRTAEKAEQPVNEGKYLTAQMQLDEFEKNAVNKAKDMGINALKITLVLNSGCLLKSARAFILFQTLERYGEIIKSQPSVQDIEDEKFDNEFTVIVVSKENEQLFAKELNSIAEVDEVIITTLEKFDADSSSSVADENKPVSETKASETAQEAQKHAVESQEAAKQSANNAPKKTQRTVRVDIDRLDVLMNLVGELIITKTRLEGTDITEKPQEYHETLEYLERITTNLNDAVMKVRMVPVETVFNRFPRMIRDIAKDLGKEIELKMSGEETELDRTVIDEIGDPLIHLLRNSCDHGLESTEKRKELGKSELGRINLTAYQSGNNVLIEVEDDGAGINIEKIKNKAVENGIITKEASSSMTQQEAIELLFRPSFSTADKITGLSGRGVGLDVVKTKIEQLGGTVEVETQSGKGSKFIIKLPLTLAIYQALLVNVGGEKYAIPLGAIYQIYNWSAEEVKTVQGQEVILLRNMVVPITRLADSLEVPNRDEQANQKQLKIVIVRKGEKLTGLVVDSVIGQQEIVIKSLGKLLTGIKYLAGATILGDGNVALIVDVNSIT is encoded by the coding sequence ATGGATATGAGTCAGTATTTACAAATATTCATAGAGGAAGCAAAAGAACACGTTCAGAGCTTGAATGAATGTCTTTTGCAGATAGAAAAGGATCCTGAAGATAAAGATGTGTTGAACGAGATTTTCAGGGTAGCACATACACTTAAAGGAATGGCAGGAACCATGGGCTATACAAAAATGACAAAGTTGACCCATGATATGGAAAATGTTCTTCATGCTATTAGAAACGATGAAATCAAGGTTACTTCAGACCTTGTTGATGTATTGTTTAAGTGTCTCGATGCACTTGAAAATTATGTAAACAGTGTAGTTAATACCGGCGGCGAGGGCGATAAAGAATATAAAAATGTAATAGACGCTCTAAATGAGATACTTGCCAATAAGGGTACTGTTAAAACTCCGGAGAAAACAAGAACAGCAGAGAAGGCAGAACAGCCTGTTAATGAGGGTAAATATTTAACTGCACAGATGCAGCTTGATGAGTTTGAGAAAAATGCAGTCAACAAAGCAAAAGATATGGGCATTAATGCATTAAAGATTACTCTGGTACTTAACAGCGGTTGTTTGTTGAAATCAGCGAGAGCATTCATATTGTTCCAGACGTTGGAAAGATATGGTGAAATTATAAAGTCACAGCCTTCAGTGCAAGATATTGAAGATGAAAAATTTGATAATGAATTCACAGTAATTGTAGTGTCAAAAGAAAATGAACAACTTTTTGCAAAGGAATTGAATTCCATAGCAGAGGTCGATGAAGTAATTATAACCACTCTTGAAAAGTTTGATGCTGACAGTTCGTCTTCAGTTGCAGACGAAAATAAACCTGTTTCTGAGACAAAAGCCAGTGAAACTGCGCAGGAGGCTCAAAAACATGCCGTTGAGAGTCAGGAAGCTGCAAAACAAAGTGCTAATAACGCTCCTAAAAAAACACAGAGAACAGTCAGAGTTGATATAGACAGACTTGATGTTTTAATGAATCTGGTTGGAGAACTTATAATAACAAAGACGAGACTTGAAGGAACTGATATAACCGAAAAGCCTCAGGAATACCATGAAACTCTTGAATACCTTGAAAGAATAACAACTAATCTGAATGACGCAGTTATGAAGGTAAGAATGGTTCCTGTTGAGACCGTATTCAATCGCTTCCCTAGAATGATCAGAGATATTGCAAAGGATTTGGGAAAAGAAATAGAATTGAAGATGTCGGGTGAGGAAACAGAACTTGACAGGACTGTTATTGATGAAATCGGAGATCCTCTTATCCACTTGCTCAGAAACTCCTGCGACCACGGTCTGGAATCTACCGAAAAAAGAAAAGAACTTGGTAAGTCTGAGCTAGGAAGAATCAACCTTACAGCATACCAGTCAGGAAATAACGTATTAATTGAGGTTGAAGATGACGGTGCAGGCATAAATATAGAAAAGATAAAGAATAAAGCTGTAGAAAACGGTATAATAACTAAAGAAGCTTCCAGTTCCATGACTCAACAGGAGGCTATAGAGCTTCTTTTCAGACCAAGCTTCAGCACAGCCGACAAGATTACAGGATTGTCGGGGAGAGGTGTGGGCCTTGACGTAGTTAAAACTAAAATTGAGCAGCTTGGAGGTACGGTTGAAGTTGAAACGCAAAGCGGTAAGGGAAGTAAATTTATTATTAAATTGCCGCTGACTCTTGCAATATATCAGGCATTATTGGTAAATGTAGGCGGAGAAAAATATGCCATACCGTTAGGTGCGATTTATCAGATATACAATTGGTCTGCTGAAGAGGTTAAAACAGTTCAGGGACAGGAGGTTATATTGCTTCGTAACATGGTTGTGCCTATCACAAGGCTTGCTGATTCTCTGGAGGTTCCAAACCGTGATGAGCAGGCTAACCAGAAGCAGTTGAAGATAGTAATTGTGAGAAAAGGTGAAAAGCTGACAGGACTTGTTGTAGACAGTGTTATAGGACAACAGGAAATAGTTATTAAGTCCTTGGGCAAACTCCTGACCGGAATCAAGTATTTAGCAGGGGCTACAATACTTGGTGACGGAAATGTGGCATTAATAGTTGATGTAAATTCCATTACTTAA
- a CDS encoding chemotaxis protein CheD, translating into MDIEIIKVGMADLNSSRHPCMITTLGLGSCVGVALYDSTSKIAGLAHVMLPCSEQAKNNSNIAKFADTAIVKLVDDMIKLGARKDRIVAKLAGGAQMFVFNQSSDLMRIGYRNVVASKEKLKLLNIPIISEDTGGNYGRTIELYSDDGRLMIKTIGFGIKQI; encoded by the coding sequence ATGGATATTGAAATTATAAAGGTCGGTATGGCTGACCTTAATTCATCGCGTCATCCTTGTATGATAACTACATTAGGTCTCGGTTCATGTGTGGGGGTTGCCCTGTATGATTCTACATCAAAAATAGCCGGATTAGCACATGTTATGCTGCCTTGCAGCGAACAGGCAAAAAATAACAGTAATATTGCTAAATTTGCTGATACGGCTATAGTAAAATTAGTAGATGACATGATAAAACTTGGTGCAAGGAAGGACAGAATAGTAGCAAAACTAGCCGGTGGAGCCCAAATGTTCGTATTCAATCAAAGTTCGGATTTAATGAGAATAGGATACAGAAATGTGGTTGCATCAAAGGAAAAACTCAAACTATTAAATATTCCCATCATATCAGAGGATACAGGAGGAAATTACGGACGTACCATAGAACTGTATTCCGATGATGGAAGACTAATGATAAAAACAATCGGTTTTGGAATAAAACAAATATAG
- a CDS encoding FapA family protein — translation MVEQKDLKILVTVSPDELKAFITLYNTGDNLAIKKDDIIGALDSQRVVFGIKEDIIEYLVESPMYNEAFCVAEGIAPQNGKNGMVTYHFNTDVNKTPTLMEDGRINYRELNLIQSVQEGQVLCSLVPPVKGVEGKTVKGRVIPAVSGKLAVLPRGKNVAISEDGQNLVATTAGEVEYLDATKVSVYTNHEVPADVDNSTGNVSFVGSVIIKGNVLSGFSVEAGGNVEVFGVVEGATIRAGGNIILRRGMQGMGKGTLIAGGDIVARYIEYSSIEASNNIQAEAVMHSNVKCGNKLELTGNKGLLVGGTCKVGNIVVAKVIGSHMATITDVEVGADPSVRERYKNAREEMISMESDIKKADQAITILRKMESAGALTPDKQEILTKSVRTKVYLSTKIEEVKHEIAILDEKLQQEGNGKIRALSYIYPGVKVSIGTCMMYVKEPLQYCTLYRDGADVRVGPIDK, via the coding sequence ATGGTAGAACAAAAAGATTTAAAAATTTTGGTAACGGTTTCACCAGACGAGCTAAAAGCTTTTATAACACTTTACAACACCGGAGACAATTTAGCAATTAAAAAAGATGATATTATCGGTGCTCTTGACAGTCAGAGAGTAGTTTTTGGTATCAAGGAAGATATAATAGAATATCTTGTTGAAAGCCCAATGTACAACGAAGCGTTTTGTGTAGCGGAAGGTATCGCACCCCAAAATGGTAAAAATGGGATGGTTACATATCATTTTAACACTGATGTTAACAAAACTCCAACTCTAATGGAGGATGGCAGGATAAATTACAGAGAGTTAAATCTGATTCAGTCGGTTCAGGAGGGGCAGGTACTTTGCTCTTTGGTTCCTCCTGTAAAAGGAGTGGAAGGAAAAACCGTTAAAGGTAGAGTTATCCCTGCTGTAAGCGGTAAACTTGCGGTACTCCCAAGAGGTAAGAATGTTGCAATATCTGAGGATGGACAAAATCTTGTTGCAACTACTGCGGGAGAGGTTGAATATCTGGATGCTACGAAAGTAAGCGTATATACAAATCATGAAGTTCCTGCTGATGTAGATAATTCAACAGGAAATGTAAGTTTCGTAGGAAGCGTTATTATAAAGGGAAATGTTTTATCAGGTTTCTCAGTAGAAGCTGGTGGAAATGTTGAAGTATTTGGGGTTGTTGAAGGTGCAACAATTAGAGCCGGCGGGAATATTATATTACGACGGGGAATGCAGGGTATGGGTAAAGGAACACTCATTGCCGGCGGTGATATAGTAGCTAGATACATAGAATACAGCAGCATAGAAGCAAGTAACAATATTCAGGCAGAAGCCGTAATGCACAGTAATGTAAAATGTGGGAACAAGCTTGAGCTAACCGGAAACAAGGGACTTCTGGTGGGAGGTACGTGTAAGGTCGGCAACATTGTAGTTGCTAAGGTTATCGGATCACATATGGCTACAATTACAGATGTTGAAGTAGGTGCAGATCCTTCTGTAAGAGAAAGATACAAAAATGCAAGAGAAGAAATGATTTCAATGGAAAGTGATATAAAAAAGGCAGATCAGGCAATTACAATATTACGTAAGATGGAAAGTGCGGGTGCATTGACTCCGGATAAGCAGGAGATTTTAACAAAGAGTGTCCGGACAAAAGTATACTTATCAACAAAGATTGAGGAAGTAAAGCATGAAATTGCAATTTTGGATGAAAAGTTGCAACAGGAAGGCAATGGCAAGATACGTGCATTAAGTTATATTTATCCCGGAGTAAAGGTTTCAATAGGAACATGTATGATGTATGTAAAGGAACCTCTTCAATACTGTACCTTGTACAGAGACGGAGCAGATGTACGTGTTGGGCCTATTGACAAGTAA